The nucleotide window GAGTTCAATCGCCTCTTTGACGTTTGCTACTTCAAAATTTGCGTCTTCTTCAATTTTAAAGCTCATTCTTCCACTTTCGTTGGAGGTTATAAGTACACTCAGACACCTTAGTTCTTTTGCCGGGAGCAGGTCATATCCATGATCTCCCACTACAACTACTTTTGTTGGTGGAACATTAAAATGCTCTAGTATTGTCTTTAAATGGCCGGGATTTGGCTTAACGTCTTCTGGAGGTACATCATCCCTGGTAACTACAAGGTCAAAAAATTCCTCAATACCATGTTTTTTTAGCACATATTCTGTGGCCTTTCTGGAGCTTCTAGTCATAAGGGCGATTTTTACCCCATTTTCTTTTAAAAGCTCCAGCAACTCTCTGGAACCTTCAAACAAGTAGCTGTCTTTAGCTCTCTCAGCTTCCAGCTCAACAAGAAACGAGTGCAGATACTCAAAATCTATGCCAGTAGTTCGGGATATCTCAATCAATGTTTCGTACATAGGAGTCAAATCGCCAATGAGCTCTGCAGATATCCCTTCCTTTTCTAGCCTCCCCCTTAGCCTCTCCTTTACTTCGTCAAAGCCCATTGAGGCACCCACGAGAGTTCCATCGAGGTCGAAGACAACTAACTGGATGTCCATGCTTTTCACCCTGAGATATTCTTTCCAGCGGCGGAAGAGTTATTAAGCCTTTGCTTAATCTAGCCTAGGTGGTTATAATGATAACGCCTGTTATAGGGTTTATCTTTTCCATTTTCCTCACTCCGTATATAGGTTCATTAATGAAAAAGGCCGGCATAGTCGGAAAAGACATCCACAAACCAGATAAACCCGAAGTTCCGGAAATGGGAGGCATTGTTTTTCTGCTTGTACTGCCATTAAGCCTTACCGTTCTCTTAAATGAAACTCTCGCAAAGGCTCTTCTTGTGTTTCTCCTCTTTGGAGTTGTGGGCATAATAGATGACACAACCCAGCTTAAACAGTCTCATAAAGTTTTGTTATCTTTGCTGGTCTCGTCAACGATAATTTCGATGTCCCTAGATACAGATTTGAATATTTTGCTGGCTTCTTTTGAACTTGGATTACTCTACTATCTCTTTGCAGTGCTCTTCGTAACGGGCTCTGCCAATCTGGTAAACCTCCTTGCAGGATTCAACGGGCTGGAAGTTGGGACTTCTGCTATAGTCCTCTTCTTTTTGGGATTGATAACTTCTGGAAATGCCCAAATTTTGGCATTGACGGGAAGTGCTGTAGCCTTTGGATTTTTGTGGTGGAATAAATACCCCGCTAGAATCTTCCCCGGGGACACTGGAACGTTGTCTCTTGGGGCATTAATAGGACTGGTTGGCGTTTTAGGTAAAGTTGAAGTATTTGCAGCGTTTTTGCTGCTACCCCATTTTGTGGACTTCCTCCTTAAGTCTAAAATACGATTCAAGGGCAGGCCGTTGGGGCGAACAGAAGTTTTGGAAGATGGGACTTTAAAAGCCCCACCTTACCTGAGCTTTCTGGGCTTGCTGATGAGGATAAAAAGAGTAAAAGAGCCCCAGCTAGTCGCTATGGTCTGGGAGATAGAGGTTATTTTAGGCTTTATTGTTCTACTTCTTCATCAATTACTTTGACCATCCCAAAACCGTAACTGGTTTTGTCTCCAAAGCCGTTTTCATATCCAAACTTTGCTATTTCTTCCGACCCATAATACCGAAAAACCATTAGAGAGCCCCTGTAATATGTCTTACCCACCTTTATCCTCACGGGTTTGAACTTTATGACATCAAGGTGAAACTCTGTATTCTCTGGGAGCCTGCCATTTATCTCTGAAAACTTCGTAAGCATTATCTTTCTTAGTTTGTCTTGAAATCCTTCGTTGTTCGGATAAAGATCCCATGTCTTTACTTTGTTATCTTCAAACTTGGCCGTCCTCACGACTATAGGGCTTAACGTCGAAAAAAGTGTCCCGTCTCTTATCTTTGGCTCCCGGAGTATTTTTATGTCCGCCATAGAGAAGGATGCTTC belongs to Thermococcus bergensis and includes:
- a CDS encoding MraY family glycosyltransferase, coding for MITPVIGFIFSIFLTPYIGSLMKKAGIVGKDIHKPDKPEVPEMGGIVFLLVLPLSLTVLLNETLAKALLVFLLFGVVGIIDDTTQLKQSHKVLLSLLVSSTIISMSLDTDLNILLASFELGLLYYLFAVLFVTGSANLVNLLAGFNGLEVGTSAIVLFFLGLITSGNAQILALTGSAVAFGFLWWNKYPARIFPGDTGTLSLGALIGLVGVLGKVEVFAAFLLLPHFVDFLLKSKIRFKGRPLGRTEVLEDGTLKAPPYLSFLGLLMRIKRVKEPQLVAMVWEIEVILGFIVLLLHQLL
- the cas6 gene encoding CRISPR-associated endoribonuclease Cas6, with the protein product MRIEIKLKPENKNAIVPFNYNDEIHDQLLEKIFLAAPDLAELLQTEYKDYFTFSRIMIREREIIPDRGIKVLSDDISLCVSSSLTEIIKAIAEGFISNPNLKVGEASFSMADIKILREPKIRDGTLFSTLSPIVVRTAKFEDNKVKTWDLYPNNEGFQDKLRKIMLTKFSEINGRLPENTEFHLDVIKFKPVRIKVGKTYYRGSLMVFRYYGSEEIAKFGYENGFGDKTSYGFGMVKVIDEEVEQ